GGAGGTCCGCAGGGGCATGCTGCGCACGTGTGCCGGCCATGTCGCGGAGGGCGGCTGTGTGCTCATCCAGCGGGAGGGCGCGGACTACCACACGAACGTCCCGAGGGAGCGGATCGACCCGAGCGGCTTCACCGTACGGATCGCCTCGGTGGAGCCCGCCGGAGACGGGGTGAACTCGGTCCGTGCGGAGTATGTCTTCCCGGACGCGGTCTGGACCCAGACATTCCTGGCCCGGCCCCTGACGAAGGAGCAGTTCGAGTCGGCATTGGAGGAGGCGGGGCTGGAGGTGGACGCGTATCTGACACCTGACCGGACATGGGTGCGGGCCGTGCCGAAGGCATAGCCGGCACTCCGTCGCACCGGACGGCCGGCGAGCGATGAGTTTCCGGATCGTGCCGGGTCTACCTCGGTGAAAGCAATGGGCACCGCTTCCCCAGGAGATCCTCATGTCCGAGACCACCACCCCCGTCGTCCCCACCGCTTCCGTCGCCTCCACCGGCTCCGCCGGCGGCCGCAGGCGCGCGGCCCGGATCGCGCTGCGGACCGTGCAGGTGCTGCTCGCGCTGTTCTACGGCATCGCGAGCGCGCTGCCCAAGCTCATCGCGCACCCCTCGGCCGTCGAGTCCTTCGACAAGATCGGCTGGGGCAGCGGGGCGATGTACACCATCGGCGCGCTCGAACTCGCCGGAGCGGTCGCGCTGTTGATCCCCGTGCTGCAGTCGGTGGCGGCGATCGCGCTCAGTGCGCTGATGGTGGGCGCGTTCATCGTCCAGCTCACGGTCTTCGACGGCCAGTACGCCGCGACCCCGCTGATCCTGATGGTCCCGCTCACCCTGATCGCCTGGGCCCGCCGCGGCCACAACGCGGAACTGCTGCGCTTGGTACGGCGGCGGTGACCCTGCCGACGCCGACACGAACGCCGCCGACCGGGCGCGGGGGTCCGGTCGACGGCGTTGGCGGGTGCCGGTAAGGGCTCGCCCGCCTTCCTTCGGGTCACCGCTTGCGGTGGCGTCCGTCGGTTTCGTCGGGTCTGGGGTCGTGTTGGCTGGGTGGGGGCCGGGGCAATGTCGGCCGTGCGGGGGGGCGACGGTGCCGATGGGGGCCTGTGTGAGGTAAGCCCTTCGGGTCACCGTCCCCGGGGACGCCCGTCGGTCCCGCCGGACCCGGTCCCGCCGGACCCGGTCCCGCCGGACCCGGTTCCGCCGTGCCTACCGGCCCCACTGGACTTGGTTCTGCCGTACCTACCGGTCCCACCGGCCCCGGATCCGCTGCGCCTGCCGGTCTCGCGGCGTCCGCCGGAGCCCTCGCGGTCGCCCGACCCGGACCCGGCCGGTCCACCGGAACTACCGGGCTCGCCCGGGCCGCCGGATCCGGCGAAGCCGGCGGGGGCTGCGGCGCTGCCGAAGGCTCCGTAGCCGCCTGGAACACCGAGGCCGCGGAGGCGTTCCAGTTCGCGGCGGTCGCGCTTGGTGGGGCGGCCGGCGCCTCGGTCGCGGAGGCCGGCGGGGGCGACGGCCTCGCGGGGCGGGGGCGGAGGGGAGTTGTCGATGTAGCACTGCGCGGCCACGGGCGCGCCGACCCGCTTGCGGATCAGGCGCTTGACGATCACGACTCGTTCCCGGCCCTCGTGCCGCAGGCGCACCTCGTCGCCGACGCGCACGGAGTAGGCGGGCTTCACCCGCTCGCCGTTCACATGGACGTGGCCGCCCCGGCAGGCGGTGGCGCCGAGGGAACGCGTCTTGATCAGCCGCACGGCCCAGATCCAGCTGTCGATCCGGACGGTCTCGCCCTTGGCCGGCCCTGCGGCCTCGGCGGCGGCCACCGCGGCGGCGATCTTCGGATCGACCGGCTGGCCGACGGAGGCACCGGAGCCCTGGGTGTGCTGGGCGTCGTGGGCGGGGGTGGTCCCGTCCGGTCCGCCGGTCCCACGGTTCACGTTCTCGTCCGCATCCTCGGAAGCCATGCCCCGACCTTAACTCCGTCGGCCGGGCGAGCCGGAGGCGTTTTCCTGGGGGCGGCGGGTGCCGGGCGGTGAAGTGGCGGGGGTGCAGTCGAGGACAGAGGGCCGGGAACCCACGGGTTCGCGGCACTGACGGCCGCGCACCCCCGACCTGCTGGGGCATACGGTGGCTGTATGGACGACACCAGCCCCCTCGCCCGGCTCGACCGGCGTGTCGCTGACTGCCGGGCCTGCCCCCGGCTGGTCGAGTGGCGCGAGGAGGTGGCCCGCACGAAACGGGCCGCGTTCGCCGACTGGACGTACTGGGGGCGGCCGGTGCCCGGCTTCGGTCCCGCGGACGCCCGGCTGGTGATCATCGGGCTGGCCCCCGCCGCGCACGGCGGCAACCGCACCGGCCGGATGTTCACCGGTGACCGCTCCGGAGACGTCCTCTACCAGGCGCTGTACGACGTGGGGCTCGCCTCGCAGCCCACCTCCGTCAGCGCCGACGACGGGCTGGAGCTGTACGGCGTCCGTGTCACCGCGCCGGTGCACTGCGCCCCGCCCGCCAACAAACCGACCCCCGGCGAGCGCGACACCTGCCGCCCCTGGCTGGTCCAGGAACTGAGGCTGCTGCGCCCGACGTTGAAGGCCGCGGTCGTGCTCGGCGCCTTCGGCTGGCAGGCCGCGCTGCCCGCGTTGGCCGAGGCGGGCTGGACCGTGCCCCGGCCCCGCCCGGCCTTCGCCCACGGCACCCGGGTCGCCCTCGACGGCCTCGACCTCTTCGGATGCTTCCACGTCAGCCAGCGCAACACCTTCACCGGTCGGCTCACCGCCGAGATGCTGCGCGAAGTGCTGGGTACGGCCGCGGAGGCGGCCGGACTGCGGTAACCCACGCCAGCCGCCAGCCGCCTCTGGCTGGTGATGATCGCGCTGGCGGTCTGGTTCCTGGCCAAGGCCCACTGGCGCATCCCGCCGACTTCCACCCCGCGCCCGGTGTCCATCGGCGGCCTCGGCGCCTTCCTGGGCCCGCTGTTCGGTGTGATCGTGATCGACTACAGCCGTCACGGTGAGCCGGAACCGTCAGGGCCGGGCCGCCAGACGTACCGCACGTCCGGCTCCCGCTCCTCGTTGCCGCTGCCGTCGGTGAACTCGACGGCCGTGAAGCCGTGGCGCTCGTAGAAGCGGTGGGCGGGCCGGTTGACCTGGAAGGTCCACAGGGTCAGCCCGCCCGGGCTGCGCTCCTTGGCCAGAGCCACCAACCGGTCGCCGATGCCACGCCCCCGCCAGTCGGGGGCCAGGTACAGCTGGGACAGCAACTCCCCGTCCAGCACCATCAGTCCGATGATCCCGCCGCCGGGGGCCTGCGCCACCCAGGTCTCCCGCGACGGCACGACGACATCCCGGATGTACTCCCGCACCTCGTCGTCGGTGTGCGGCCGCACGACGGTGGGCAGGGCGGCACGGAAGGAGCGCAGATACACATCGGCGGCGGCACGGGCGTCGGCCGCCACGGCCCGGCGCAGCACGACCTCGTGCGTCACCGGCCTTCCTCCGCCCGCTCCGGCACCACGGCCGTGGCCGTGATCTCCACCAGCTGCCCGGTGTAGCCGAGGCAGGCGACACCGAGCAGCGTGGACGAGTGCGGCCCCGCACTCAGCCCGGAGGCCTCCACGACATCCCATACCGCGGACAGCACCGAGGGCTCGCTGCTCACCACGTAGACATCCGTGGCGACCACCTGCCCCAAGTCGCTTCCCACGGCCCGCAGTTGTTCCTCCAGGTTGGCGATCACCTGCTCGGCCTGCCGCACGGGATTGCCCTCGCCGACGAGCTTCCCCTCGGCGTCGAGAGGCACGGCCCCGGCGAGGAAGGCCAGCTTCGTCCCGGCCTCGACGACGGAGGCGTGGGAATAGGTGGGCGGCGGGAAGAGGGCAGGGACGGTGACGCGCCGGATCATGAGGGCTGCACTCCTACGGTGGCAGTGGACAACTTCACGATGATCGGTGCCGCTCGGCCCCGCCCGCATCCGATTTCTCAGGACGACGGGACATGGACGTAGAACGAGGAGACGCGGAGCGCGTCCGCGCCCGTCGGTCAGGTGTCGACGGCGACGGTGCCGGCGATGTCACGCCCGCCGCCGCGCGGCGATCGGATCCAGTACCTCCTCGAGAAGTCGTGGTCGTCATCGTGCTCCCGCCCGGCCGGGCCCGGTTCGCGCCGTAGCCGCTTCACGCTCGACACCGTGAACGACTCCGGAGCGCAGCACCGGCCGAGGGCGCCCTCGGTGAGCGAGGCCAGGTCCCAGAGGCCGAACCGCCGTCCCTCGCCGAACGCGACGGAGCGCAGCAGAGGGGAGGAGGACAGACGTTCGTGCAACCGAAGGGCTTGATCATCCTTCATGTGCCGGGAGCGCAGGGACACCCTCGCGGGCCGTCCCCGTACCGCGCGCTCTTCGTCCGGAGCTGTCATGCGCCCGGTGGCCCCGACTGCCGTTCGGACAGCCGCCGTTCGCACTCCTGTGCAAGGTCCGGGTACGCCTCGGCGATGGCGGCGTGGATCCGGCGGCGCAGCAGTTCCTCGGCCGCGGCACGTCCCGTGCTGCCGCGCAGTCCGTCCAGGAGCTCGTCGTACCGAGTCAGCCGATGCCTCAGGTAGTCGACCTTCCACCGGTCGAGCGCACGGGATCGGCGGACTGCGCCGCCGCGGGACCGGACGCGGGCCTCCACCGTTCGCCTGCCCGCTCCGCGTCCCGCCGTTCGCGGTGCTCGACCGCCGGCTCCGCGAGCCGCTGCGCGGTCAGACGCGGCACGTCGATGGGCTCCGCCGCGATCCGCGCCAGCACTTCCCGCCGTCGCCGCAGCGCCGCCGCCCGCGCCGCGGCGGACCGGCGGGCCGCTGCCGCCGCAACGGCCCGGAACTCCTCGCCGCGCTCGGCCGCCTCGACCCGGTCGAGGCGATACAACCGTGTCCGCGGTGCCGAGCCGAAGTGCGGGTTGCTCCGCAGCAGATCGGGCCCGCCGAGCAGTCGGCGGACCATGCCCGGTGTCCATCCCCGCGCGCGCTGCCCCGCCATCGACAGATGGGTGCGCCCCCGCGACGCGTCCGCCCGGCCCTCCGGGCACCGAGGCGCTTCCCCGTCCCGCTCCTGCCCGCTCGCTTCCCTGCCCTGGATCGTCACGACCGCCTCCCCCGTCGTCACACTGCGTTACGATTCCTTGATAACGCGTGCCACTGACAATGGCCGTGACCAGGGACGCAGGGCAGGAGCGGGCCTCAGGCGGCGGTCGTGAACCGCCCTCGGTGGATTCGCTCAGGCGCGATCGCCGTCAGCTCGGCCCCTGCCTGCGGGGGGCCCCGATCCGCGTCCCTGATCCGGGGAACGCGGCGTCGGCGGGTCGATCAGGTCTCCGACCCCGGCCACCTCCTGCAAGGTGCGGGCCAGAGCCGTCAGGGTGCGCCGTACCTCGGTGATCTCGCCGCGGAGCGCTTCGGCGTGCTCCCACTCCCGCTCCCACACCACCGGATCCCGGCCCTCCGGCCGCCGGGACTCGTACGCGGTGAGCCGGGGATGCCACGACGACAGCAGCGGGCGCAGGACCCGGTTGAGGACGGTGACCGCGAGGACGCCGAAGCTGACGTGGCCGGGGGCCAGGGGCGGAGCGACGTCGGGGCCGTAGCGGCGCAGGATCTCCCGGGTGGTGTTGAAGAACGTGTACAGCGAGGACAGCGCCTCGCGCAGGAACCCCTCGTCGCGGGCCAGTTCCTCCACCGACACCCGCGTCACCAGCTCCAGTTACAGCTCCCAGGCCGCGCTGCGCTCCGCGTCGGCGGGCTCCCAGGTGCCGGAGATCTCACCCACGAACGGAATCGTGAGCCTGGCCGTGATCTGCGAGGGACCGCTCGGTCGCCGTCGCCTGCGCTGCCTGTGTGCCATGATCGCCCTCCCCGGTACCCACAGTAGGGTAAGTCGCCGTGTGGGACGTCTTCCTCAGCTACAGCCGCGGTGATGTGGAGCGGATCCGTCCGCTCGTGCGCGCGCTGAGCGACGGCGGACTGAGGGTGTTCACGGACGAGACCGGCGTCGCGTCCTTCGCGGGCATCAGCGACACCATCCGGCGCGAACTGGGCCGTTCCAAGGCGCTGCTGGCGTACTACTCGGCCGCCTACCCCGAACGGGAAGCCTGCCAGTGGGAGCTGACGACGGCTTATCTCGCGGGCCTTGAGGAGGGCGATCCGCGGCGCCGGGTCATGGTCGTCAACCCGGAGCCCAGCACCGGGCACATCCACCCCGTCGAACTCCGCGACGCCCGGCACGCCTCCGCCGACGACCCCGTCGCCCTTGTGGACGACGTACGCGAGCACGTCGCACGGCTGGCCGGACCCATGACCATCCGCGAGCGCGGCGGCGGGCAGGGTCGGCACCGGGCGCCGGAACCGCACCCCGAGTTCCTGGGCCGGCTCTCCGAACTCTGGCACGTGCACTCCGCGCTGCACGCCCACGCGGCCCCCCTCACCGTCGGCCGGTCCGCCACCCGCACGGTGCAGATCCGGGGCATGGCAGGCATCGGCAAGACACTGCTCGCCCAGGAGTACGCGGTCCGCTTCGAGGCCGCCTATCCGGGCGGGGTGTACTGGCTGCGCGGACAGGACCACGGCGAGTCGCTGCGGGCGCTCGGACTGGGTGACCGGCAGGCCCTCGTCCGTCACTTCGACAGCGGCGGCGAACCGTTCCTGTGGATCGTCGACGCCGTCGCCCCGGAACGCACGCCGCTGCGGACGATCGCGGCGATGGCGGCTCCGCACCCCCTCGGGTACACCGTCTTCACCCTGCGCGGCCGCGCCTACGACGCCCTCGGTACCCCCGTCGACCTCGGCCCGCTGGACGACGCCCACGCGCGTGAACTCGTCGGCGGTGACATGGCGCTGGCCGAGGCGGTCGGGGGCCACCCCCTCGCCCTGTCCGTGTTGCGCCGGGCGCTCCAGGCGGGCCACCGCGCGCCCGACCTGTACGACCGGCTGCACGCGCGTGGGAGATCTCTCCTGGACACACTCGCCGGCGAGGACATCACGGCAGCCGTCGTCCACGACGTGGACACCCCGGACGCGGTGGACGTACTGCGCTGCGCGGCGGCGCTGCATCCCTTGCCGGTGACCGCCGACGACGTGGCCCGGGTGCTGGCCGCCGTCGACCGGGTGCCGGAGATCATGGCGGGCCGGCGCGCGGGCAACGGCATCGCGGAACTGCGTACGCGCAGCCTGCTGACGCCGGCCACCGACCCGGGGACCCACCGAACCGGCACCGACCGCTGGTCCCTCCACCCGGTGACCCTGCACGCCTGGCACCAGCACGACCCCGCCCCCGCCCGCGCCGAAGCCCTGCGGCACGCGGCCCTGCGCACCCTCTGCGGCCATCGCGAGGCGGTTACGCTGGCCCTACCCGGAAGCCGTAGGGAGGCCCTCGTGTCAGCAGCCCCGAGCGAGTCGGAGCGGATGGCGGCCTTCGACATCCAGGTCGAGCTGGTCACCCGGATCGGTGTGCAGGAACTGGCACCCGGCACGGGAAGCCTGCGCGAGGCGCTGTCGTCGCTGAAGTCACTCATCGACTTCACGCGCGGCACGCTGCACACCTACAGCATCCGCCTGGAGCAGGGGTCGCCGGCCGGGGCGACCACCGTCCAGGGCCTCGCCTACGCCCTGATCAACGACACCATCCGGCCCTTCACCACCACCTGGCACCCCAGGCTCGCCGCATACGAGGCCCGGCGCCCCGCCGACGTAGCGCCGCTCGACCACGAACTCGCCTGGCCGCAGGCGTCCGAGATGCGGACCGATCTCGCGGCGCTGCGCGAGCCGTTGCGGCGCATCGCGGAGCGACTCGCGGAAATTTCGGGAGCGGACTTCGGGATGGCTGCGGCAGGCTGAGGGCA
Above is a genomic segment from Streptomyces fodineus containing:
- a CDS encoding class I SAM-dependent methyltransferase, encoding MREGYEGTGPGAITPDGCAVELYERLPVGDEPDTIAAAVPAGAHILELGSGVGRMTHPLLERGFTVTAVDESADMLSRIHGARTICGPIEQLDLGGEKFDVVMLASFLVHAGDEEVRRGMLRTCAGHVAEGGCVLIQREGADYHTNVPRERIDPSGFTVRIASVEPAGDGVNSVRAEYVFPDAVWTQTFLARPLTKEQFESALEEAGLEVDAYLTPDRTWVRAVPKA
- a CDS encoding GNAT family N-acetyltransferase produces the protein MTHEVVLRRAVAADARAAADVYLRSFRAALPTVVRPHTDDEVREYIRDVVVPSRETWVAQAPGGGIIGLMVLDGELLSQLYLAPDWRGRGIGDRLVALAKERSPGGLTLWTFQVNRPAHRFYERHGFTAVEFTDGSGNEEREPDVRYVWRPGPDGSGSP
- a CDS encoding tetratricopeptide repeat protein — its product is MWDVFLSYSRGDVERIRPLVRALSDGGLRVFTDETGVASFAGISDTIRRELGRSKALLAYYSAAYPEREACQWELTTAYLAGLEEGDPRRRVMVVNPEPSTGHIHPVELRDARHASADDPVALVDDVREHVARLAGPMTIRERGGGQGRHRAPEPHPEFLGRLSELWHVHSALHAHAAPLTVGRSATRTVQIRGMAGIGKTLLAQEYAVRFEAAYPGGVYWLRGQDHGESLRALGLGDRQALVRHFDSGGEPFLWIVDAVAPERTPLRTIAAMAAPHPLGYTVFTLRGRAYDALGTPVDLGPLDDAHARELVGGDMALAEAVGGHPLALSVLRRALQAGHRAPDLYDRLHARGRSLLDTLAGEDITAAVVHDVDTPDAVDVLRCAAALHPLPVTADDVARVLAAVDRVPEIMAGRRAGNGIAELRTRSLLTPATDPGTHRTGTDRWSLHPVTLHAWHQHDPAPARAEALRHAALRTLCGHREAVTLALPGSRREALVSAAPSESERMAAFDIQVELVTRIGVQELAPGTGSLREALSSLKSLIDFTRGTLHTYSIRLEQGSPAGATTVQGLAYALINDTIRPFTTTWHPRLAAYEARRPADVAPLDHELAWPQASEMRTDLAALREPLRRIAERLAEISGADFGMAAAG
- a CDS encoding RidA family protein; translation: MIRRVTVPALFPPPTYSHASVVEAGTKLAFLAGAVPLDAEGKLVGEGNPVRQAEQVIANLEEQLRAVGSDLGQVVATDVYVVSSEPSVLSAVWDVVEASGLSAGPHSSTLLGVACLGYTGQLVEITATAVVPERAEEGR
- a CDS encoding uracil-DNA glycosylase, whose amino-acid sequence is MDDTSPLARLDRRVADCRACPRLVEWREEVARTKRAAFADWTYWGRPVPGFGPADARLVIIGLAPAAHGGNRTGRMFTGDRSGDVLYQALYDVGLASQPTSVSADDGLELYGVRVTAPVHCAPPANKPTPGERDTCRPWLVQELRLLRPTLKAAVVLGAFGWQAALPALAEAGWTVPRPRPAFAHGTRVALDGLDLFGCFHVSQRNTFTGRLTAEMLREVLGTAAEAAGLR
- a CDS encoding DoxX family protein — translated: MSETTTPVVPTASVASTGSAGGRRRAARIALRTVQVLLALFYGIASALPKLIAHPSAVESFDKIGWGSGAMYTIGALELAGAVALLIPVLQSVAAIALSALMVGAFIVQLTVFDGQYAATPLILMVPLTLIAWARRGHNAELLRLVRRR
- a CDS encoding RNA-binding S4 domain-containing protein → MASEDADENVNRGTGGPDGTTPAHDAQHTQGSGASVGQPVDPKIAAAVAAAEAAGPAKGETVRIDSWIWAVRLIKTRSLGATACRGGHVHVNGERVKPAYSVRVGDEVRLRHEGRERVVIVKRLIRKRVGAPVAAQCYIDNSPPPPPREAVAPAGLRDRGAGRPTKRDRRELERLRGLGVPGGYGAFGSAAAPAGFAGSGGPGEPGSSGGPAGSGSGDREGSGGRRETGRRSGSGAGGTGRYGRTKSSGAGRHGGTGSGGTGSGGTGSGGTDGRPRGR